A section of the Halichoerus grypus chromosome 11, mHalGry1.hap1.1, whole genome shotgun sequence genome encodes:
- the RPLP2 gene encoding large ribosomal subunit protein P2, with translation MRYVASYLLAALGGNASPSAKDIKKILDSVGIEADDDRLNKVISELNGKNIEDVIAQGIGKLASVPAGGAVAVSAAPGSAAPAAGAAPAAAEEKKDEKKEESEESDDDMGFGLFD, from the exons ATGCGCTACGTCGCCTCCTACCTGCTGGCCGCCCTCGGGGGCAATGCCTCCCCCAGCGCCAAGGACATCAAGAAGATCCTGGACAGCGTGGGCATCGAGGCGGATGACGACCGGCTCAACAAG GTCATCAGTGAGCTGAACGGAAAAAATATCGAAGACGTCATTGCCCAGG GTATTGGCAAGCTGGCCAGCGTGCCTGCTGGTGGGGCTGTCGCCGTGTCTGCCGCCCCAGGGTCTGCAGCTCCTGCGGCTGGCGCTGCCCCTGCTGCTG cagaggaaaagaaagacgAGAAGAAGGAGGAGTCGGAGGAGTCGGACGACGACATGGGATTCGGCTTGTTCGATTAG